From Phaeocystidibacter marisrubri, the proteins below share one genomic window:
- a CDS encoding DUF983 domain-containing protein translates to MFGKGSKIYGIAKGKCPRCHEGEMFQNRNPYDLKHMTEINSECSVCGQTFEPEPNFYYGAMYVSYAYTVAIFVASYVISSLILDLSIGYVIGITVGSLILLSPFVFRLSRITWLHINVKYKKDAIKQ, encoded by the coding sequence ATGTTTGGCAAAGGCAGTAAGATTTACGGAATAGCGAAGGGGAAATGTCCACGTTGTCATGAAGGAGAAATGTTTCAGAATCGCAACCCATACGATTTGAAGCACATGACTGAGATTAATTCTGAGTGTAGCGTTTGTGGTCAGACGTTCGAACCTGAGCCTAATTTCTATTATGGAGCCATGTACGTAAGTTACGCTTACACAGTGGCCATCTTTGTAGCATCTTATGTGATTTCGAGCTTAATTCTTGATTTGAGCATCGGTTATGTTATTGGCATCACGGTGGGATCTCTGATTCTATTATCTCCATTTGTTTTCCGCTTGAGTCGTATTACTTGGCTTCACATTAATGTGAAGTACAAGAAGGATGCAATCAAGCAGTAA
- the porN gene encoding type IX secretion system ring subunit PorN/GldN, whose product MNRSILSHTWIAGLTIAGGLFFSSQACAQVLEPEDDGIVPRKDLHFMNTAPIPYPFLRQDDIMWSTRHWERIDVREKINHPLYYPVQPLPDRKSLFDVLVDAITVEGSIQEVFRDDRFTRPLTTEEVTQLVATNDTIRDPDDPSKILFIDELKIKAPDVVAWEIKSDWYFDKQRGEMKNRIIGISPVVKDLRNKSTTYNLFWIWFPDARQAMATHIAYNPTNNQQRLTFDQIFHKRMFSSIIYKEDNTYDREIADYKRNTAMDQLLESQRIHENLREYEHDLWEF is encoded by the coding sequence ATGAATCGATCTATTTTATCACATACATGGATTGCCGGACTTACCATCGCAGGTGGCTTGTTCTTCAGTTCGCAAGCTTGTGCACAAGTTTTGGAACCAGAGGATGACGGTATTGTCCCTCGCAAGGACTTGCATTTCATGAATACGGCTCCAATCCCTTATCCTTTCCTACGTCAGGATGATATCATGTGGTCTACACGCCACTGGGAACGAATCGATGTACGTGAAAAGATCAATCATCCGCTATACTACCCAGTACAGCCTCTTCCAGACCGTAAGAGTCTCTTCGATGTTCTCGTAGATGCCATTACTGTAGAAGGATCTATTCAGGAAGTGTTCCGCGATGACCGATTCACTCGTCCTTTGACAACTGAAGAAGTTACTCAACTCGTTGCTACCAACGATACCATTCGCGATCCAGATGATCCAAGCAAGATCCTCTTCATCGACGAACTGAAGATTAAAGCTCCAGATGTTGTTGCATGGGAGATTAAATCTGACTGGTATTTCGACAAGCAGCGCGGTGAAATGAAAAACCGCATTATCGGAATTTCTCCGGTAGTGAAAGATCTTCGTAACAAGTCTACGACTTACAACTTGTTCTGGATTTGGTTCCCAGATGCACGTCAAGCGATGGCTACGCATATTGCTTACAATCCGACAAACAATCAGCAGCGCCTCACTTTCGATCAAATCTTCCACAAGAGAATGTTTAGTTCTATCATCTACAAGGAAGACAATACATACGATCGTGAGATTGCCGATTACAAACGTAACACAGCAATGGACCAACTTCTAGAGTCACAACGCATTCACGAAAACCTTCGCGAATACGAACACGACTTGTGGGAATTCTAA
- the porM gene encoding type IX secretion system motor protein PorM/GldM produces the protein MAGGKLSPRQKMINMMYLVLTAMLALNVSKDILKALEKLDQNMAMNVTTVESGNANLYDMLDRAAAEKERAKEPNRKAKELKPKAEELVSFIADIKDQLIEETGGTEDGHMKGSDNRDVPTRLLVTPKNLGGGGLAAELKSKLEDYKAWLIENAGENQEMINSINSTFDLSNRKEDGEDTPRSWEEATFAELPLAGIVPFLTDIQASVRRAESNMLEELAKEIDAGTIKVTGVKAVVQAKSTYVTTGNQYEAEVFLAAFDANQEPIFTLDGENVAAENISGGQAHITIPANSVGEKTHTGMISLPGSDAPPVPFEIVYTVAPSSVVVSPTAMNVLYRQVSNPIAVSVPGVEPERLVVTGPGIRQTGSGTYEAVVTNVSGTEATITVGVKEDDGTTRPAGTQKFRIKGLPPAQAMIFGRSTSGPYSANAIGNAPIEAKYVDFPFNLNLTVRSFELVVPGEAPFQIQGTQMTSAAKSALSAARPGSTIIIRNVKAVISGSGEQVRNIGQLSLDLN, from the coding sequence ATGGCAGGAGGTAAATTATCACCACGTCAGAAAATGATCAACATGATGTATCTCGTGTTGACCGCTATGCTGGCGTTGAACGTGTCGAAAGACATCTTGAAAGCTCTTGAGAAGCTCGATCAAAACATGGCGATGAACGTAACCACTGTTGAAAGTGGTAACGCGAATCTTTACGATATGCTTGATCGAGCTGCTGCTGAAAAAGAGCGTGCTAAAGAACCAAACAGAAAGGCAAAGGAGCTCAAGCCAAAAGCTGAAGAACTCGTTTCTTTTATCGCTGACATCAAAGATCAGTTGATCGAAGAAACTGGTGGTACGGAAGATGGTCACATGAAAGGTTCTGATAACCGTGACGTTCCGACTCGCTTGCTTGTAACTCCAAAAAACCTTGGTGGTGGCGGTTTAGCAGCTGAACTCAAGAGCAAACTGGAAGATTACAAAGCTTGGTTGATTGAGAATGCAGGAGAAAATCAAGAAATGATTAACTCCATTAACTCTACTTTCGACCTTTCTAACCGCAAAGAAGATGGCGAGGACACTCCACGCTCATGGGAAGAAGCAACTTTTGCTGAGCTTCCATTAGCGGGTATTGTTCCATTCTTGACGGACATTCAAGCTTCAGTACGACGTGCCGAATCGAACATGTTGGAAGAGCTCGCTAAAGAGATTGACGCTGGTACAATTAAAGTTACAGGAGTTAAGGCTGTAGTGCAGGCGAAATCAACTTACGTTACAACAGGTAACCAGTACGAAGCTGAAGTTTTCTTGGCCGCTTTTGACGCAAATCAAGAGCCAATCTTCACACTAGATGGAGAAAATGTAGCCGCTGAAAATATTTCAGGTGGACAAGCACACATCACTATCCCAGCGAATAGTGTAGGTGAAAAGACTCACACAGGTATGATTAGTCTTCCTGGGTCTGACGCACCTCCAGTTCCATTTGAAATTGTTTACACCGTTGCTCCTTCTAGCGTAGTAGTTTCGCCAACAGCGATGAATGTTCTTTACCGTCAGGTAAGCAACCCAATCGCGGTATCGGTTCCTGGCGTTGAACCAGAGCGTCTTGTTGTTACAGGACCTGGAATTCGTCAGACTGGTAGTGGTACCTACGAGGCAGTAGTAACCAATGTATCTGGAACTGAAGCTACGATTACAGTAGGTGTAAAAGAAGATGACGGCACGACCCGCCCAGCTGGAACGCAGAAGTTCCGTATTAAAGGGCTTCCACCAGCACAGGCGATGATCTTTGGTCGTTCTACTTCAGGTCCGTACTCGGCGAACGCCATTGGCAACGCACCTATTGAAGCTAAGTATGTTGACTTTCCTTTTAACTTGAACTTGACCGTTCGTTCATTTGAACTTGTAGTTCCAGGTGAAGCACCGTTCCAAATTCAAGGTACGCAAATGACCTCTGCAGCCAAGTCTGCATTGAGTGCTGCTCGTCCAGGTTCTACCATCATTATCCGTAACGTGAAAGCGGTTATTTCGGGTTCAGGTGAACAAGTACGAAACATTGGTCAACTTTCGTTAGACCTTAACTAA
- a CDS encoding NAD(P)/FAD-dependent oxidoreductase has protein sequence MKDALIIGQGIAGTLVSFELLQRNWSIDVADHIEPLTASKIASGLYNPLVLKRRRVVWKAHEMINVVEKSYRTIEKLSGENFLHTTPVWESLPDPGTENDWMSLSDNPHFEDFIGVILSPSNDAIKAHKVGEVAKSGKVDVTTMISAWSNYLYSIQSKIDVRIDPEDLVQRGNHWEYKNQLYKNVIWCNGFAEEHPHFGQLPFSPTKGEVLIVNAPTLTLDHILHGNVFIMPLGGHTYKVGATYSWKDLTPTPTLEGKETLLEGWNKLVNAECEIIVHQAGIRPNVKDRKPLIGSSHIHDGVHLFNGLGSRGILMAPWLAQNFADYLEGKAELYPEVNVNRFTA, from the coding sequence ATGAAAGACGCACTTATCATTGGCCAGGGAATAGCTGGTACGCTCGTTTCATTTGAATTACTTCAAAGAAATTGGTCTATCGATGTAGCGGACCATATCGAACCTTTAACGGCCTCTAAAATCGCTTCTGGCCTCTATAACCCCCTTGTTCTGAAACGACGTAGAGTGGTTTGGAAAGCACATGAAATGATCAACGTAGTTGAGAAGTCATACCGAACCATAGAGAAACTATCTGGTGAAAATTTTCTGCATACTACACCTGTATGGGAATCACTTCCCGATCCTGGAACAGAAAACGACTGGATGTCCCTTTCCGACAATCCGCACTTTGAAGATTTCATCGGAGTCATCCTATCTCCATCTAACGACGCGATAAAAGCCCATAAAGTAGGTGAAGTAGCGAAAAGTGGTAAAGTGGATGTCACGACCATGATTAGCGCATGGTCTAATTACCTCTACTCTATCCAATCAAAAATTGACGTCCGAATTGATCCAGAAGACCTTGTACAACGCGGAAACCACTGGGAATACAAGAATCAACTCTACAAAAATGTAATTTGGTGCAATGGCTTTGCTGAAGAGCATCCACACTTTGGCCAACTCCCCTTCTCTCCAACTAAAGGCGAAGTGCTGATTGTAAATGCCCCCACCCTTACACTCGACCATATCTTACATGGCAATGTCTTTATCATGCCGCTGGGAGGTCACACCTATAAAGTTGGGGCAACCTACTCGTGGAAGGATCTAACTCCCACGCCGACACTTGAAGGCAAAGAAACCCTTCTTGAAGGATGGAATAAGCTCGTGAATGCAGAATGTGAAATAATCGTTCATCAAGCAGGTATTCGTCCCAATGTAAAAGACAGAAAACCGCTTATCGGGTCCAGCCATATTCACGACGGTGTACACCTGTTCAATGGCCTAGGTTCACGTGGAATCCTCATGGCGCCATGGTTAGCCCAAAACTTTGCCGACTATCTAGAGGGAAAAGCTGAACTCTACCCAGAAGTAAACGTCAATCGATTTACTGCTTGA
- the porL gene encoding type IX secretion system motor protein PorL/GldL, which yields MALIDVNGKRFKNFMAKLYGIGAAVVILGALFKILHLEGADYMLIVGLTTEAVIFIFSAFEKPHEEYDWALVYPELAGMEDPDAEIRGGGRSSAPALSPSQELDRMLEDAKIGPELIQSLGDGMRRLGDTAASLNTAVDAAGATAEYSQQLSAASKNMESLNALYAVQLENTSSQVEMQNSLMEKLGTSVNDSEKLATEVSTLVQNIGNLNTVYGNMLSAMGGNRN from the coding sequence ATGGCATTAATTGACGTAAACGGAAAGCGCTTCAAAAACTTTATGGCGAAGCTCTATGGTATCGGTGCAGCGGTTGTAATCCTCGGTGCATTGTTCAAGATCCTTCACCTTGAAGGTGCTGACTACATGCTTATCGTAGGTTTGACTACTGAGGCTGTGATCTTTATCTTCTCTGCTTTTGAGAAGCCGCACGAAGAGTATGACTGGGCATTGGTTTACCCAGAATTGGCTGGAATGGAAGATCCAGATGCTGAGATCCGCGGAGGCGGTCGTTCAAGTGCACCTGCATTGAGCCCATCTCAAGAACTTGATCGCATGTTGGAGGACGCCAAAATCGGTCCAGAATTGATTCAAAGCCTTGGTGACGGAATGCGTCGCTTGGGTGATACCGCAGCAAGCTTGAACACTGCTGTTGATGCTGCAGGAGCTACTGCAGAGTACAGCCAGCAACTTAGCGCTGCTAGCAAAAACATGGAGTCATTGAACGCACTTTACGCTGTTCAACTCGAGAACACATCTAGCCAAGTTGAAATGCAAAACAGCTTGATGGAGAAACTCGGTACTTCTGTAAATGATTCTGAAAAACTTGCCACTGAAGTTTCTACTTTGGTTCAGAACATCGGCAACTTGAATACCGTATACGGTAACATGTTGAGCGCTATGGGCGGAAACCGCAACTAA
- a CDS encoding formimidoylglutamase — translation MLNDILSPIPDHIVQSASELHPGALGKRLHLHLEVEGIPDLENIRIALVGIQEDRGSKFNRGSAEGPDAIRPYLYQLFFGHWGFEAADLGNIYRGETLEDSVAAVRIVVEELRRSDVIPVLIGGSQDLTYAAYRAYDKLEQTVNLVSIDNRFDLGQHQETFNSGNYLSHIVLNKPYNLFNYSNLGYQTYFIPPEEIDLMERMHFETHRIGKLRADMSEVEPVVRDADLVSFDIGAIRQGDSPACNHVSPNGFSGEEACIISRYSGLSDKVSCFGIFEFNPSQDIHGMSAHLMAQMIWYFIEGVQQRRGDYPFASKKEYTKFTVLIDEGDLELIFYKSPLSERWWIEVPIQQAQHMRHALIPCNAKDYELALDGHIPDRWWKAQQKSV, via the coding sequence ATGCTCAACGACATACTGTCTCCTATTCCCGATCACATCGTTCAATCCGCATCGGAACTTCATCCTGGAGCATTAGGAAAACGCCTTCACCTCCATTTGGAAGTTGAAGGCATTCCCGATTTGGAAAACATCCGAATTGCTCTGGTAGGCATTCAGGAAGACAGAGGCAGTAAATTCAATAGAGGCTCAGCAGAGGGCCCGGACGCCATTCGTCCCTACCTCTATCAACTCTTTTTTGGACATTGGGGCTTTGAGGCTGCCGACTTGGGAAACATTTACCGTGGAGAGACCTTAGAAGACAGTGTTGCTGCTGTTCGCATCGTTGTAGAAGAGCTAAGAAGATCCGACGTGATCCCTGTCCTTATTGGAGGTAGTCAAGATTTGACCTATGCCGCCTATCGCGCATACGACAAACTCGAGCAAACTGTAAACTTGGTGAGCATCGACAACCGGTTTGACCTTGGCCAGCATCAAGAAACCTTCAACTCCGGCAATTACTTGAGCCATATTGTACTCAACAAACCGTACAATTTATTCAACTACTCCAACCTGGGCTATCAGACCTATTTCATTCCACCGGAAGAAATAGACCTGATGGAACGCATGCACTTTGAGACCCATCGCATTGGCAAATTGCGTGCGGACATGAGCGAAGTAGAGCCGGTGGTTCGCGATGCGGATTTGGTATCCTTCGACATAGGCGCCATTCGTCAAGGGGACTCTCCTGCCTGTAATCACGTTTCACCCAACGGATTTTCTGGCGAAGAGGCCTGTATCATCTCTCGATATTCTGGCTTGAGCGATAAAGTTTCCTGTTTTGGAATCTTTGAATTCAATCCATCCCAAGACATTCATGGAATGAGTGCTCACTTAATGGCACAAATGATTTGGTATTTCATCGAAGGGGTTCAGCAAAGAAGAGGCGATTATCCATTTGCCAGTAAAAAAGAATACACCAAGTTCACGGTGTTAATTGATGAAGGGGATCTAGAGTTGATCTTCTATAAAAGCCCACTGAGTGAGCGTTGGTGGATTGAAGTCCCCATCCAACAAGCTCAACACATGCGTCATGCGCTAATTCCATGCAACGCCAAAGATTACGAATTGGCATTAGACGGTCATATTCCAGACCGTTGGTGGAAAGCGCAACAGAAAAGTGTGTAG
- a CDS encoding ABC-F family ATP-binding cassette domain-containing protein, whose amino-acid sequence MLSLNKIALHFGGETLFQDISFLVNPGDRIGLIGRNGAGKSTLLKIIAGKISHDSGEVARPNGYKIGFLTQDIQHKKGITIWEETATSFEEIQHLEKKLEQLNSELATREDYESQAYMDLVHDLTEFQERYQLLGGYTYQADMERVLIGLGFTQAEFSRNIETFSGGWQMRVELAKILLQKNDLLLLDEPTNHLDIESIMWLEEFLKENQQAAIIVSHDRAFLNNATNRTIEISLGRSYDFPVPYHKFVELRADIREKQMAAKKNQEKEIKQTQELIDRFRAKASKASFAQSLIKRLDKMDILEVDEEDDREMHFRFPPAPHSGKVVLRGTDIEKSYGEKQVLTKVDIEIERGDKIAFVGQNGQGKTTLVKVLLEEVEHGGKVETGHQVKVGYYAQNQADAMDGNKTVLQTIEDAADDETRKRARSLLGSFMFTGEDVDKKVKVLSGGERGRLALCKMMLEPANVLILDEPTNHLDMRAKDVLQRALQQYDGTLILVSHDRDFLKGLVNKTYEFREGKITPYLGGIEFFLEQRKIEDMRLIEKRSVEQKERKEKRDTRKDSRAERDAEKAKKKVERDLQKVEEDIEKLETQIAEWDERLLDSEEYAKLSAQDGFFEEYERTKKQLQTTLESWENLHEKLSEF is encoded by the coding sequence ATGTTGAGTCTAAATAAAATTGCACTGCACTTTGGAGGAGAAACACTCTTCCAAGATATTTCTTTCCTCGTCAATCCAGGAGATCGAATCGGTCTGATTGGACGAAATGGAGCGGGTAAATCGACCTTGCTCAAAATCATCGCAGGAAAGATCAGTCATGATAGCGGCGAGGTAGCTCGCCCGAACGGTTACAAAATCGGTTTCTTAACCCAAGATATCCAACACAAAAAAGGAATCACCATTTGGGAGGAAACTGCAACGAGTTTTGAAGAAATCCAACACCTTGAGAAGAAGTTGGAGCAGCTCAATTCGGAACTGGCTACTCGTGAAGACTACGAGAGTCAGGCGTATATGGACTTGGTCCACGACTTAACCGAATTCCAAGAGCGATATCAGCTGTTAGGTGGCTATACCTATCAAGCCGACATGGAGCGCGTACTTATCGGTTTGGGTTTTACTCAGGCTGAATTCAGTAGAAACATTGAGACATTCTCTGGTGGATGGCAAATGCGTGTTGAACTCGCGAAAATCCTCCTTCAAAAAAACGACTTACTCCTTCTGGATGAGCCGACGAACCACTTGGACATTGAATCCATCATGTGGTTGGAAGAATTCTTGAAAGAGAATCAACAAGCGGCTATTATCGTTTCGCACGACCGTGCCTTCTTGAACAATGCGACCAACCGAACCATTGAAATATCATTAGGTCGCAGTTACGATTTTCCAGTTCCATACCACAAATTCGTTGAGCTTCGCGCCGATATTCGCGAAAAGCAGATGGCGGCAAAGAAGAATCAAGAAAAGGAGATCAAGCAAACGCAAGAACTTATCGACCGATTCCGTGCAAAAGCCAGTAAAGCCTCCTTTGCCCAAAGCTTAATTAAGCGATTGGACAAAATGGATATTCTCGAAGTGGATGAGGAAGACGACAGAGAGATGCACTTCCGCTTCCCTCCCGCACCTCATTCTGGAAAGGTTGTTCTGCGAGGTACTGATATCGAAAAATCGTACGGTGAAAAGCAGGTATTGACCAAGGTTGATATCGAAATTGAACGAGGAGATAAAATCGCTTTTGTTGGACAAAATGGTCAGGGTAAAACCACGTTGGTGAAAGTACTTCTGGAAGAAGTGGAACACGGTGGAAAAGTAGAGACAGGCCACCAAGTAAAAGTAGGCTACTACGCTCAGAACCAAGCCGATGCTATGGACGGCAATAAAACGGTTCTCCAAACCATTGAAGATGCCGCTGACGATGAAACTCGCAAGCGTGCCAGAAGTCTATTGGGCAGTTTTATGTTTACAGGAGAAGATGTAGACAAGAAAGTAAAAGTCCTTTCCGGTGGTGAACGCGGTAGATTAGCACTTTGTAAAATGATGCTTGAACCGGCGAACGTCCTCATTCTGGATGAGCCGACCAACCACCTCGACATGCGTGCAAAAGACGTTCTACAAAGAGCGCTTCAGCAGTATGACGGCACCTTGATCTTGGTATCGCACGACCGTGACTTCCTCAAAGGCTTGGTGAACAAAACCTACGAATTCCGTGAAGGAAAAATCACTCCTTACCTCGGTGGTATCGAGTTCTTCCTCGAGCAGCGCAAAATTGAAGACATGCGCCTCATTGAGAAGAGATCCGTAGAGCAAAAAGAGAGAAAAGAAAAAAGAGATACGCGCAAGGATAGCAGAGCCGAACGCGACGCTGAAAAAGCAAAGAAGAAGGTTGAAAGAGACCTCCAGAAGGTTGAAGAAGACATTGAAAAACTAGAAACTCAAATAGCCGAATGGGATGAGCGCTTGCTCGACTCGGAAGAGTATGCAAAACTCAGTGCCCAAGATGGTTTCTTTGAGGAATACGAACGTACCAAGAAGCAACTTCAAACCACGCTGGAATCATGGGAAAACCTACACGAAAAATTGTCGGAATTCTAA
- a CDS encoding PorP/SprF family type IX secretion system membrane protein: MKLAKRNNINILGGYKAVQSSEHAYMKKLLTLLVLGAGLPVFAQQDIQFTQYMNNRLYYNAGVAGSSGSICINGTHRTQWAGFTGAPVTQNLNAEIPIPLLHGGISLGFTNDAIGVYNNQIFSVGYAYQMPFAEGTLGIGVSFDFNTSQVANGVWITPDNNPIDPQIAARDATGFAVDGTFGLYYQGGPLWAGVSTRKLIGAQTDYSSMTGEVTQFTNARHYFVMGGYDINLQGTNIVLTPSTMIKFDEKGLNPQADINVTAMYNNQIWGGVTYRIQDAFAIMAGYRILPNLRVAYSYDLTTSDLNVSSSGSHEITASYCFKIEIPPHQQEQSGNHTFL; this comes from the coding sequence GTGAAACTAGCGAAGAGAAATAATATTAATATCTTAGGCGGCTACAAGGCTGTACAAAGCTCAGAGCACGCTTATATGAAGAAACTTCTTACTCTATTGGTATTGGGGGCTGGACTCCCTGTTTTCGCACAGCAGGACATTCAGTTCACTCAGTATATGAACAACCGTTTGTACTACAATGCTGGTGTTGCCGGAAGCAGTGGTTCAATCTGTATCAATGGTACACACCGCACACAATGGGCAGGCTTCACAGGCGCCCCTGTCACTCAGAATTTGAATGCTGAAATTCCTATTCCACTATTGCACGGTGGAATTTCATTGGGCTTTACCAATGATGCAATTGGGGTTTATAACAATCAGATATTCTCAGTGGGTTACGCCTACCAAATGCCATTTGCAGAAGGGACTCTAGGTATTGGAGTTTCATTCGACTTCAACACAAGTCAAGTTGCAAATGGAGTTTGGATTACACCAGACAACAACCCCATTGATCCACAAATCGCAGCACGAGACGCTACGGGTTTTGCGGTAGACGGAACCTTTGGTCTTTACTACCAAGGCGGTCCACTATGGGCTGGGGTGAGCACAAGAAAATTGATTGGTGCACAAACCGATTACTCAAGCATGACGGGTGAAGTGACCCAATTCACCAACGCTCGTCACTACTTTGTAATGGGTGGTTATGACATCAATCTTCAAGGAACGAACATCGTATTGACACCTTCTACCATGATTAAGTTCGACGAGAAGGGTCTAAACCCACAGGCTGACATTAATGTGACAGCCATGTATAATAACCAGATCTGGGGTGGCGTTACATATCGTATACAAGATGCATTTGCTATTATGGCTGGCTATCGCATCTTGCCAAACCTACGAGTAGCCTACTCCTACGACTTGACTACCAGCGACCTTAACGTGTCCAGTTCAGGTAGTCACGAGATTACTGCTAGCTATTGCTTTAAAATTGAAATTCCTCCTCATCAACAAGAGCAGTCAGGAAACCATACTTTTTTGTAA
- the porK gene encoding T9SS ring complex lipoprotein PorK/GldK, which yields MNKFGLSVISIALLASCSSSDHGELVGVQNRPEWFPTEPYGMVFVPQGSFNMGLSDPDVPAAFSAPTKTVSIAAFYMDQTEITNNEYRQFVNWVRDSIVRFRLAEDMIEGYEWVDVNEKEEQTFYDEYVAMEAPDSLQRHLNWQTYLEWDTERYPSVEYTEVIESIYLPFEERFFNGKMVDARQLNYVYFWIDKLKASKKGYNRVEFDYKDEDGDGEYWSYNDYIKATQEESNRSSFFNKEVINIYPDTLVWIADFAYGFNEPMHDKYFWHPAYDDYPVVGVSWKQANAFCNWRSKYRRDYLRDNHMMQEHEFRLPTEGEWEYAARGGSELTTYPWGGPYATNSSGCFLANFKPSRGNLTADGGFYPVKATSYSPNGYNLFCMGGNVAEWTSTAYDEASFYYVSDFNPDYQYNAQDYESETMKRKVIRGGSWKDIAFFMQNGTRTYEYQDTAKSYVGFRTIQNFLGRDPGDF from the coding sequence ATGAATAAATTTGGATTATCGGTTATCTCTATTGCCTTATTAGCCTCGTGCTCCAGCTCGGACCACGGCGAATTGGTAGGGGTGCAAAATCGTCCGGAGTGGTTCCCCACGGAACCGTACGGGATGGTCTTCGTACCACAGGGATCCTTTAACATGGGGTTGTCCGATCCGGATGTGCCAGCTGCCTTTTCAGCTCCAACTAAGACGGTTTCAATCGCTGCGTTCTACATGGACCAGACTGAAATCACGAACAATGAGTATCGCCAGTTTGTGAACTGGGTACGCGACTCGATTGTACGCTTCCGTCTTGCTGAGGACATGATTGAAGGATACGAGTGGGTAGATGTCAATGAGAAAGAGGAACAAACGTTCTATGATGAATACGTTGCTATGGAGGCTCCGGATTCGCTACAACGTCACCTCAATTGGCAGACTTACCTCGAATGGGATACCGAGAGATACCCAAGTGTGGAATACACCGAAGTGATTGAGTCTATCTACCTTCCTTTCGAAGAACGTTTCTTCAATGGAAAGATGGTTGACGCTCGTCAGTTGAACTACGTGTACTTCTGGATTGACAAGTTAAAGGCTTCCAAGAAGGGGTACAACCGTGTTGAATTCGACTACAAAGACGAAGACGGTGATGGCGAATACTGGTCATACAACGACTATATCAAGGCGACTCAAGAAGAGTCAAACCGTTCATCTTTCTTCAACAAGGAAGTGATCAACATCTATCCAGATACCTTAGTATGGATTGCTGACTTCGCATATGGTTTCAACGAACCAATGCACGATAAGTACTTCTGGCACCCAGCATACGACGACTACCCTGTAGTTGGTGTTAGTTGGAAGCAAGCCAATGCTTTCTGTAACTGGAGATCGAAGTACCGTCGTGACTACTTGCGCGACAACCACATGATGCAAGAGCACGAGTTCCGTCTTCCAACGGAAGGCGAATGGGAGTACGCAGCACGTGGTGGTAGTGAATTGACTACATACCCTTGGGGTGGACCATACGCAACCAACAGTTCTGGTTGTTTCTTGGCGAACTTCAAGCCTTCTAGAGGTAACCTTACGGCAGATGGTGGTTTCTACCCTGTAAAGGCTACATCATACTCTCCTAATGGTTACAACTTGTTCTGTATGGGTGGTAACGTTGCGGAATGGACAAGCACGGCTTATGACGAAGCATCTTTCTATTACGTGAGCGACTTCAACCCTGACTATCAGTACAACGCACAAGACTATGAATCTGAGACCATGAAGCGTAAAGTGATCCGTGGTGGATCATGGAAGGATATCGCATTCTTCATGCAAAATGGTACTCGTACTTACGAATATCAGGATACTGCGAAAAGCTATGTTGGCTTCCGTACTATCCAAAACTTCTTGGGAAGAGATCCGGGTGATTTCTAA